The nucleotide window GTGCTGCTCGTGTCGGTGAGAGTAGTTGGTACCACTTTATTCAGGTCTTCCCTGAAGGCGAACACCGGCTTTCCCATATCGGCAGTCAGCGTCTGGCTGAAGCTTTCCCTGATGCTGCCTTGAGCCGTATTTGCAGTGGTGAGGACATCGACCCGAATAGTTAGCAGGTAAGTAGAAGCAGCGCTGCCTATTTCATGGCGGATATTGTCCAGTAAATCCCTGATACCGGTGATGTCCAGGGAAAACGAAGTTTGCAGGTCACCGCTGTAAGAGGTGGATGGTACCAGGACAAAGCTCTTTTTCCAGATATCGGCCCCTTCCAGCAGGGCGTCTACGGCAATCTGCTCCTTGAGGCCGGTTACCGGTTGGCTGCACTTGAACTCATATCTGAAGGTCATATCTATTGTTTCCAGCAGGTTGGCCAGGAGGACGGTACCCGGTTTGACTTCCGTTAGAGGGGACGGTTGCGGGGCCGCGAGTACGGGCACCGTAATACTCTGTGCATCAAATACCGAGTTGGGTTTGAGCTGAACCGTATAATTGAATACGCCGCTGCAATCATCTTCAGAAAGTACCCGGTCACCATCGATTTCCAGGATAGTGTTGCTCAGTTTAAGGGGCAAACTCTGCCGGAAGACGCTGTCTCCCTCCTTGACATTGGCCACGATAGCCATCCGGCGGCTGCCGGTCACCCCTAATTCCGTCTCGATGGTATCGAAGAGGTCATTGCATTGCCGTACTTCCAGTTTGAACGGTATGTCTATCTGATTGCCGGTTAGCCCTTCCTGCGATATCAGGGGCAGGGTTTTTTGCCAGAGGCCTTCATTTTCAAGTACGGCATCGATGG belongs to Dehalococcoidales bacterium and includes:
- a CDS encoding DUF5305 family protein, with amino-acid sequence MAWKRWMSVFLLMALPALIAGTIIAFSNPLIIEEEVVRLSYTQRGDFDYTACLAPSYLFGPEPRQEEPLPTNTRYPVAIIDGIDMTFTYCGQADSSKDVTIDAVLENEGLWQKTLPLISQEGLTGNQIDIPFKLEVRQCNDLFDTIETELGVTGSRRMAIVANVKEGDSVFRQSLPLKLSNTILEIDGDRVLSEDDCSGVFNYTVQLKPNSVFDAQSITVPVLAAPQPSPLTEVKPGTVLLANLLETIDMTFRYEFKCSQPVTGLKEQIAVDALLEGADIWKKSFVLVPSTSYSGDLQTSFSLDITGIRDLLDNIRHEIGSAASTYLLTIRVDVLTTANTAQGSIRESFSQTLTADMGKPVFAFREDLNKVVPTTLTDTSSTKSTRTALGLPLPAGRLVFPVLTFIFILAVGLINFNDIRQYRRPAPSYEQQHKAVLKKYGNRLVE